From the genome of Perca flavescens isolate YP-PL-M2 chromosome 12, PFLA_1.0, whole genome shotgun sequence, one region includes:
- the LOC114565960 gene encoding apolipoprotein D-like, translating into MNTIQVISLTLLSVLAANAQFIMSGRCPKPAVQEDFDAARYLGKWYDIQRLPNTFQKGECAMATYSLSPGVGFSVLHSELLADGTIISVIGSAIAEDPSEPAKLQFFFENDAPVPYWVLSTDYDNYALVYSCIELGAMHAAYASIVSRQPTLPEETNMAPCPLLESERISCSPPTRMQLPAAP; encoded by the exons atgaacacCATCCAGGTGATTTCCCTGACCCTGCTGTCCGTTCTGGCGGCCAACGCTCAGTTCATCATGTCAGGAAGATGCCCCAAGCCTGCTGTTCAAGAGGACTTTGATGCTGCCAGG TATCTTGGTAAGTGGTATGATATCCAGAGATTGCCAAATACCTTCCAGAAGGGCGAGTGCGCCATGGCCACCTACAGCTTGAGCCCTGGAGTTGGATTTAGTGTTCTCCACAGTGAGCTGCT TGCTGATGGGACCATTATATCCGTCATTGGCTCTGCCATAGCAGAAGATCCCTCTGAGCCTGCCAAGCTGCAGTTCTTTTTTGAGA ACGATGCCCCTGTTCCTTACTGGGTGCTGTCCACCGACTACGACAACTACGCTCTGGTCTACAGCTGCATCGAACTCGGGGCGATGCATGCGGCATATGCCAGTATCGTGAGCAGGCAGCCCACCCTGCCTGAGGAGACAAACATGGCACCCTGTCCTCTTTTGGAGTCGGAGCGGATAAGCTGCTCACCACCAACCAGGATGCAGCTTCCTGCAGCGCCATGA
- the LOC114565596 gene encoding apolipoprotein D-like, translated as MNTIQVISLTLLSVLAANAQFIMSGRCPKPAVQEDFDAARYLGKWYDIQGLPNTFKKGECAMATYSLSPGVEFSVLHSELLADGTIISAIGSAIAEDPSEPAKLQFFFENDAPVPYWVLSTDYDNYALVYSCIELGAMHAAYAGIVSRQPTLPEETIKELHGTLSSFGVGADKLLTANQDAASCSAMNQ; from the exons ATGAACACCATCCAGGTGATTTCCCTGACCCTGCTGTCCGTTCTGGCGGCCAACGCTCAGTTCATCATGTCAGGAAGATGCCCCAAGCCTGCTGTTCAAGAGGACTTTGATGCTGCCAGG TATCTTGGTAAGTGGTATGATATCCAGGGACTGCCAAATACCTTCAAGAAGGGCGAGTGCGCCATGGCCACCTACAGCTTGAGCCCTGGAGTTGAATTTAGTGTTCTCCACAGTGAGCTGCT TGCTGATGGGACCATTATATCCGCCATTGGCTCTGCCATAGCAGAAGATCCCTCTGAGCCTGCCAAGCTGCAGTTCTTTTTTGAGA ACGATGCCCCTGTTCCTTACTGGGTGCTGTCCACCGACTACGACAACTACGCTCTGGTCTACAGCTGCATCGAACTCGGGGCGATGCATGCGGCATATGCCGGTATCGTGAGCAGGCAGCCCACCCTGCCTGAGGAGACAATCAAGGAGCTACATGGCACCCTGTCCTCTTTTGGAGTCGGAGCGGATAAGCTGCTCACCGCCAACCAGGATGCAGCTTCCTGCAGCGCCATGAACCAGTAA
- the LOC114565676 gene encoding apolipoprotein D-like, whose amino-acid sequence MNTIQVISLTLLSVLAANAQFIMSGRCPKPAVQEDFDAARYLGKWYDIQGLPNTFKKGECAMATYSLSPGVEFSVLHRELLADGTIISAIGSAIAEDPSEPAKLQFFFENDAPVPYWVLSTDYDNYALVYSCIELGAMHAAYAGIVSRQPTLPEETIKELHGTLSSFGVGADKLLTANQDAASCSAMNQ is encoded by the exons ATGAACACCATCCAGGTGATTTCCCTGACCCTGCTGTCCGTTCTGGCGGCCAACGCTCAGTTCATCATGTCAGGAAGATGCCCCAAGCCTGCTGTTCAAGAGGACTTTGATGCTGCCAGG TATCTTGGTAAGTGGTATGATATCCAGGGACTGCCAAATACCTTCAAGAAGGGCGAGTGCGCCATGGCCACCTACAGCTTGAGCCCTGGAGTTGAATTTAGTGTTCTCCACAGAGAGCTGCT TGCTGATGGGACCATTATATCCGCCATTGGCTCTGCCATAGCAGAAGATCCCTCTGAGCCTGCCaagctgcagtttttttttgagA ACGATGCCCCTGTTCCTTACTGGGTGCTGTCCACCGACTACGACAACTACGCTCTGGTCTACAGCTGCATCGAACTCGGGGCGATGCATGCGGCATATGCCGGTATCGTGAGCAGGCAGCCCACCCTGCCTGAGGAGACAATCAAGGAGCTACATGGCACCCTGTCCTCTTTTGGAGTCGGAGCGGATAAGCTGCTCACCGCCAACCAGGATGCAGCTTCCTGCAGCGCCATGAACCAGTAA